A single Drosophila miranda strain MSH22 chromosome XR, D.miranda_PacBio2.1, whole genome shotgun sequence DNA region contains:
- the LOC108151689 gene encoding zinc finger protein 91 codes for MDEGAQYSIQSVCRICLQHLQKDASFDLFLVPGLAKKLCVCTPLSVEQQDGYPNNLCTSCYSRLNDTHEFQKLCVDSVQKFQDMVAKNVFCVVSTSSQIKNFDVLNVAGHEGELVGDEEDRINFDPLLDHKMELIDNEEDVFKMLEHVDKEAEEAEMEVKQDAEDDHLMSVFADDSSVESGSDIDEDVDFEPNSSDGDDDVPLSQRLKGTLRQSSKAKSKKSSGTDVKEDDEFLSGSEPDEDGESSRSKRRRIPPSERHLHRIIDCHICHQKFKKAIRYEEHMKHHNDLLPFQCKVETCRKGFTTAGGLRLHIDHAHTELSEVHSCSVDGCGKSFPRIRLLTFHMKKVHNIAKSAAPPRDYPCTECEKVFRCPMALKKHMYKHDGKELPFPCNICGKRFVINSALKDHLMRHAGIKNYVCPYCGVGKTTRQEWNTHILTHTQEKKFKCHICEHASHNKQSLANHIKIVHEKIKNYACQYCGKTFGKSHACKIHEMTHTGEKRCECKVCGKKFLYPKSLTKHLKTHEKRVLRAIETYRQRQVEMGETAPGEQVENTADVMGVPTAGGTESSAGAEPVMSQNAADELLKVCAESVATIPKDPRRVQRVDISQLAGTAVNPISSVSVPSWSPQEVNFTKKEGKHICPGCGQGFNNIGNMKRHYKIIHEKVKDFACRFCPKRFAKAQTLRHHEWIHTGEKPFECKTCGTHFRQETALKRHQRTHENRPPVISSKFYAAREELEEQERSKREAKRKAEAKRKEIAEAAKEQLSSLHKLETTDRNLHSYDEYQEAAAERAAASAELQAQQFEENEVKRRADEERRKIQEAAYEQLQRLQQQQEIDKVQTSYDGYYAQKAHADGTSLDALKIDHV; via the exons ATGGATGAGGGGGCTCAGTACTCCATACAATCGGTGTGCCGCATTTGTCTGCAGCACCTGCAGAAAGATGCCTCCTTCGATCTGTTCCTGGTCCCGGGCCTGGCCAAAAAACTCTGCGTGTGCACCCCGCTGTCCGTGGAGCAGCAGGATGGTTATCCCAATAATCTGTGTACCAGCTGCTACTCCCGGCTGAATGACACGCACGAGTTCCAGAAGCTGTGCGTGGACTCGGTGCAGAAGTTCCAGGACATGGTGGCCAAAAATGTCTTTTGCGTCGTCTCCACGAGCTCGCAGATTAAGAATTTCGATGTTCTGAATGTGGCCGGACATGAGGGGGAACTGGTAGGGGATGAGGAGGATCGCATCAACTTTGATCCCCTGTTGGACCACAAAATGGAGCTGATCGACAATGAGGAGGATGTGTTCAAGATGCTGGAGCATGTGGATAAGGAGGCCGAGGAGGCGGAGATGGAAGTCAAGCAGGACGCTGAAGATGATCATTTGATGAGCGTATTTGCCGACGACTCTTCGGTGGAGAGCGGCAGTGACATCGATGAAGACGTGGACTTTGAGCCCAACAGCAGCGATGGCGATGACGACGTGCCCCTGTCCCAGCGTCTGAAAGGGACTCTCCGCCAATCGTCTAAGGCGAAATCCAAGAAATCCAGCGGTACAGACGTTAAGGAAGACGATGAGTTCTTGTCGGGATCAGAACCTGACGAAGACGGCGAGAGCTCGAGGTCCAAACGAAGGAGGATTCCCCCCAGCGAACGTCACCTGCATCGCATCATCGATTGCCACATCTGCCACCAGAAATTCAAGAAAGCCATCCGCTACGAAGAGCACATGAAGCACCACAACGATCTCCTTCCCTTTCAGTGCAAGGTGGAAACCTGCAGGAAAG GTTTCACAACGGCAGGCGGCTTACGCCTTCACATAGACCATGCCCACACCGAACTGTCGGAGGTCCACTCGTGCAGCGTCGATGGCTGTGGGAAGAGCTTTCCGCGCATACGTCTGCTCACGTTCCACATGAAAAAGGTGCATAATATAGCAAAGTCAGCGGCCCCGCCTCGCGACTATCCCTGCACGGAGTGTGAGAAAGTATTCCGCTGTCCCATGGCCCTGAAGAAGCACATGTACAAGCACGATGGCAAGGAGCTGCCCTTCCCCTGCAACATCTGCGGCAAGCGGTTCGTGATCAACAGCGCCCTCAAGGATCATCTGATGCGGCATGCGGGCATCAAGAACTATGTGTGTCCCTACTGCGGCGTGGGCAAGACGACGCGCCAGGAGTGGAACACCCACATCCTGACTCACACCCAGGAGAAGAAGTTCAAGTGCCATATTTGCGAGCATGCCTCCCACAACAAACAGAGCCTGGCCAATCACATCAAGATCGTCCACGAGAAGATCAAGAACTATGCCTGCCAGTACTGCGGTAAAACTTTCGGGAAATCGCATGCCTGCAAGATCCATGAGATGACACACACGGGAGAGAAGCGATGCGAGTGCAAG GTCTGTGGCAAGAAGTTCCTCTATCCAAAGAGTCTAACAAAGCATTTGAAGACGCACGAGAAGCGGGTACTTCGCGCCATTGAGACCTATCGCCAACGGCAGGTGGAAATGGGCGAAACGGCACCCGGGGAACAGGTGGAGAACACCGCAGATGTTATGGGAGTACCTACCGCAGGTGGAACCGAATCGAGTGCGGGTGCAGAGCCAGTGATGTCACAGAATGCCGCCGATGAGCTGCTTAAAGTTTGTGCAGAATCGGTGGCCACCATACCCAAGGATCCGCGACGTGTCCAACGCGTAGACATTTCCCAATTGGCGGGAACAGCTGTCAATCCCATATCGTCGGTGTCGGTGCCCTCGTGGTCCCCGCAGGAAGTGAACTTCACCAAAAAGGAGGGCAAGCACATTTGTCCGGGCTGTGGGCAGGGCTTCAACAACATTGGCAATATGAAGAGACACTACAAGATCATCCACGAAAAGGTCAAGGACTTTGCCTGCCGCTTCTGTCCGAAGCGATTTGCGAAGGCCCAGACTTTGCGCCACCACGAATGGATCCACACGGGAGAGAAGCCATTCGAGTGCAAGACCTGTGGCACTCATTTCCGCCAGGAGACTGCCCTCAAGCGGCATCAGCGAACGCACGAGAACCGGCCGCCTGTTATCTCCTCGAAGTTCTATGCAGCCCGCGAGGAACTAGAGGAGCAAGAGCGCAGCAAAAGGGAAGCCAAACGCAAGGCGGAGGCAAAGCGGAAAGAAATTGCCGAGGCGGCCAAGGAACAGCTGTCGTCGCTGCACAAACTGGAGACGACCGACAGGAATCTGCACTCGTACGACGAGTACCAGGAGGCTGCCGCTGAGCGGGCAGCTGCCTCCGCCGAGCTGCAGGCACAGCAGTTCGAGGAGAATGAGGTGAAACGGCGGGCAGACGAAGAGCGGCGCAAGATCCAGGAGGCCGCCTACGAGCAGCTGCAAagactgcagcagcagcaggagatcGACAAGGTGCAGACCTCTTACGATGGCTACTATGCGCAGAAGGCCCACGCGGATGGCACCAGCCTCGATGCCCTGAAGATCGATCATGTTTGA
- the LOC108152060 gene encoding serine/threonine-protein phosphatase 6 regulatory subunit 3, which produces MFWDKGYAPSANIEALLEKENSKLEEFLDEEDILQECKTQKKTLVNYFTRADVIRRLVELITTEPSDDLPMVQRFRYANMSCEILTLGLPSLDEKLLSDADTIQLLYSYLEKEPPLNPLLSSFFSKTFSMLFTKKPEQDWFSYQHMCLQLLEYIKSQKTFLDFICKHFDTPVIPDLIMQMMKDIEGGQLKRNLFEWLTEDKIVERLIAILRNPQETDKHANVADFFCDLINQGRLMRQTEQENDSFEPAFDGSNPILKTIESADTIEALLNVILEPNAQESAILSGISVVLTLIKPITFTDEPNSDRQRLLQKREREFHQEVQETVITVMAPRLQEFVHVLKNPPAKSTIETTAAVLTPPFGKTRLQVCRVFTALLETKHESIQQAICATEYFSLLLEYFKQYCWNNFLHTETEKALHLVFYNELSNNNTASTEATDFFTADCLINAFLKVNEEEFDVELKNALNDYKREEGGNNAHQDQDQDQDGDIEIEVAAAQEAAVQANEQTPTTIQEANPQESPEEPEPQTTVVSANEETAAPTLEENHVENNLEDDRGELSLAADQTESETTLKDLDKTKEATNALPSEMQTHLIVNCHLVSKLIDFWQHNAQAQSLEKGRRLGYMGHLIKILRHITNCISESEHIAALMVTSLRDEAEQQLWQSLIDAETGEFTLAAKQQNQMLANCNPHDDHEYNAGGSKDYLGETNSWDIGTLSYSNMGYSDLDNTLQDIVFTMDNDQNLFQFGRNIDDEDDDEDERGTHSGAGDGHSHGMFTKNSITLSNLADTWDMDVQFSDIPGASTQVNTGTENWGTEFNTHNFADFDAHFSTFGSDLGMPTSRPPVDEESQSVPDVLAPTPATVGDEKESHAHNDDDDDEPMSPKAVPDNASSNDQQAEYDNNANVEKSSSDKLASEATVVEATSIVTRLQSVLLDGEDDYEDDEGMWTKPLGGDRETEDQSTPISNGPTSKVNEFNHANDNSSSNNVDGHEDSNITATAEQQKLTAASANKTNNVEIATHTT; this is translated from the exons ATGTTTTGGGACAAGGGTTATGCGCCCTCAGCGAATATAGAGGCGTTACTAGAGAAGGAG AATTCAAAGCTAGAGGAATTTCTAGATGAGGAGGACATACTGCAAGAGTGCAAAACGCAAAAGAAAACTCTCGTCAACTATTTTACACGTGCCGATGTGATCAGGCGTCTGGTTGAGCTAATCACAACTGAACCCTCTGATGATCTGCCCATGGTACAGCGTTTTCGCTACGCAAACATGTCCTGTGAGATACTCACACT CGGCCTACCGTCCCTTGATGAGAAGCTTCTGTCCGATGCGGACACAATACAGCTGCTGTATTCATATCTGGAAAAAGAACCACCGTTAAATCCATTGCTGTCGTCGTTTTTTAGCAAAACGTTTAGTATGCTCTTTACCAAAAAGCCTGAACAAGATTGGTTTTCGTATCAACACATGTGCCTACAACTCCTGGAGTATATTAAATCGCAGAAGACCTTTTTGGATTTTATTTGCAAACACTTTGACACACCGGTCATACCTGATCTAATAATGCAAATGATGAAGGACATCGAGGGTGGTCAACTGAAGCGAAACCTATTCGAA TGGCTAACTGAAGATAAAATTGTGGAGAGACTGATTGCAATATTGCGTAATCCTCAAGAAACCGATAAACATGCAAATGTTGCCGACTTTTTCTGTGATCTTATTAACCAAGGGCGCCTAATGCGTCAAACCGAGCAGGAGAACGATTCATTTGAGCCGGCCTTTGATGGCTCGAATCCCATATTGAAAACCATTGAATCTGCTGATACAATTGAAGCCTTGTTAAATGTGATTTTAGAACCAAACGCTCAAGAGAGCGCCATCTTATCAGGAATATCGGTTGTACTTACGCTTATCAAGCCAATTACATTCAC AGATGAGCCCAATTCTGATCGTCAGCGTTTGCTGCAGAAGCGAGAACGAGAATTCCATCAGGAGGTGCAGGAGACTGTGATCACTGTGATGGCGCCACGCCTACAAGAGTTCGTTCATGTTCTCAAGAACCCGCCTGCG AAATCCACAATTGAGACCACAGCGGCCGTGTTGACGCCCCCCTTTGGGAAGACACGTCTTCAAGTGTGTCGTGTGTTCACTGCCCTGTTGGAGACCAAACACGAGAGCATTCAACAGGC GATCTGCGCAACGGAATACTTTAGTTTGCTGCTGGAGTATTTCAAACAGTATTGCTGGAACAACTTTTTGCACACCGAAACGGAGAAGGCCCTCCACCTGGTGTTCTACAATGAGCTGTCCAATAATAATACGGCTTCTACGGAGGCCACTGACTTCTTCACCGCCGATTGCCTGATCAATGCCTTCCTAAAGGTCAACGAAGAGGAGTTCGACGTTGAGTTGAAGAATGCCTTGAACGACTATAAGCGGGAGGAGGGTGGCAACAACGCGCATCAGGATCAGGATCAGGATCAGGATGGTGACATCGAAATCGAAGTGGCAGCTGCGCAGGAAGCGGCGGTACAGGCCAATGAGCAGACGCCAACCACCATCCAGGAAGCTAACCCCCAGGAGTCTCCAGAAGAACCGGAACCGCAGACAACTGTAGTGTCCGCCAATGAGGAAACAGCGGCACCAACGCTGGAGGAGAATCATGTGGAGAACAATTTGGAGGATGATAGAGGAGAGTTGTCGCTTGCAGCAGATCAGACGGAGAGCGAAACAACGCTTAAGGATCTGGACAAGACCAAGGAAGCGACCAATGCCCTGCCTTCAGAGATGCAAACGCAT TTGATTGTAAACTGTCACTTGGTCTCCAAGTTGATTGACTTTTGGCAGCACAATGCGCAGGCGCA ATCTTTGGAAAAGGGCCGTCGACTGGGCTACATGGGGCATCTCATCAAAATTCTCCGTCATATTACAAATTGTATATCAGAATCTGAACATATCGCTGCCTTGATGGTCACCAGCCTCAGGGACGAGGCCGAGCAGCAGCTCTGGCAATCGCTCATCGATGCGGAAACTGGCGAATTCACGCTTGCAGCGAAGCAGCAGAACCAGATGCTGGCTAACTGCAATCCGCACGATGATCACGAGTACAATGCGGGCGGCTCGAAGGACTATTTGGGCGAGACCAATAGCTGGGACATTGGAACGTTGTCCTATAGCAACATGGGATACAGTGATCTGGACAACACGTTGCAAGACATTGTCTTTACCATGGACAATGATCAAAATCTATTTCAATTTGGTCGCAATATCGATGACGAGGACGATGACGAGGACGAGCGGGGCACTCACTCTGGCGCTGGCGATGGACATAGCCACGGCATGTTCACGAAAAACTCGATCACGCTGAGCAATCTGGCCGATACCTGGGACATGGATGTACAATTCTCGGACATTCCCGGTGCATCTACTCAGGTCAACACTGGCACCGAGAACTGGGGCACGGAATTCAATACGCATAACTTTGCCGACTTCGATGCGCACTTTAGCACCTTTGGCAGCGATTTGGGTATGCCTACATCACGGCCCCCCGTGGACGAGGAATCGCAATCAGTGCCGGACGTTCTGGCACCCACTCCGGCCACTGTCGGCGATGAAAAAGAGTCGCATGCGcacaatgatgatgatgatgatgaaccCATGAGCCCCAAAGCTGTCCCGGATAATGCATCCAGCAACGATCAACAGGCTGAGTACGACAATAATGCTAATGTGGAGAAGTCGTCCAGCGACAAGCTGGCGAGCGAGGCGACTGTTGTCGAGGCCACATCGATTGTTACCCGACTGCAGTCGGTGTTGTTGGATGGCGAGGATGATTACGAAGACGACGAGGGCATGTGGACCAAGCCCTTGGGTGGGGATCGTGAAACGGAGGATCAATCCACACCCATTTCGAATGGACCCACCAGCAAAGTGAACGAATT CAATCATGCCAacgacaacagcagcagtaacAACGTGGATGGCCATGAGGACAGCAACATCACAGCAACAGCGGAGCAACAGAAGCTGACGGCCGCTAGTGCCAACAAGACGAACAATGTTGAGATTGCAACACACACCACATAG